A region of the Silene latifolia isolate original U9 population chromosome 9, ASM4854445v1, whole genome shotgun sequence genome:
TTCCCTTGGTCCCTTTGTTTTGGTCCCCCTTCTTTACTGATCTTTGAGCCCGTTTTCTATTtcggagtttttttttttttttttttttttttgcacatgGGACATGGTCAATCTCCTCTTTCTTACCCACGGGGAAAAAAATATTGGGTAACATAGCTACTCAATCCGACACTTGTCCAAGAAGATGGACCCGGATTTTATACCAAAACCGGGTTGGCCCAGGCCGACTCGATTGACGTTTCTTTCGTCGTACGGACCTTTACTCCTAGATATCTCAACAAAGGGTCTGAACTACAATTATCTGATCTATATGCACACTTCTGCGAAATTACAGAAGTATGAATATTTCCTACCTCCGCTCTAACTGACTACCTAATTGAAGTCATTGACAGATCTACCGTCAATAATGTGTTATCCAGCGTAAACAAACTACATATAAAGATAAAGATAAATTAAATATTAACTTTACCATTAGAGATTCATGAATCATTTACATGGGTTTTGACTTTTGATCTGATTAACAGCAAAGGATTTGTATGTACTACCAAAAATGTCTACTCATACGTTCGAGAAGCTTAAGTTGGTTACGAAAAATATGCCTTGAGCAAAAGGCAAGGGGCAGTAAGACCATAAAAGGTACAACTAAAAGGACCAAAACACGCTTACAAAAGAACCGAGGCAAAGAAAACTGGTGCAAAGACAATCAGTCAGCCGTTACTGAGCTGACATAGTTTCAAGAAATAGTGTGATTGTTACAGAAATGGTTCAGCTTTTCTATTTTCTGGTTGGTAATCTGAGTTGTATAAATGAACGAACCATCAAATACTGAGATAGGTCAAATAAATCACAGCCATCAAGTATTACAAATTTAAATAATGCTAACTTTGTATCACATTCACCCTAGTAACTGGCAAGTGCATCCATCATTGTCAGTATCAGTGGTTACAGACAGCCAAACATCTCGACCGAAACCTCCGACTTAGGCCACCCAGCTCAAAATTACGCTTCCTCACTTTGACTAACATGCCTTGTTTGGTACTCGGGATATATAAGTGTATTTATTCGTCATCATCAGGTTCGGCAGAAAAGTCTGGTTCTTCAGGTTTCTGCAACTTAATCTTTTGGGCTCCTCTTCTTGTATTTGCTGCAAATTTTGAGGCCAAAATTGTGACCGCCAGCTTGGAGTTCCCCTGCTGCGCTGGAGGTTCACTTTCATCCATATTTTCCTCCTCTTCTCTTTCAGAACCAAATGAGTTTGGTGAAGAGAGTGACCTAGCCATTTTTCTCCTCTTGAAGCGGCCCCAAGCAGCTTGTATAAAACAAGCAGCCCAAGTCCTCCAATGGTGAGAGTAGAACCGGAACGTGTGTTGGAGTTTCTTGCTATGGAGCCGTCTAAATTGACTCGCTACAAACTTGAGGTCTTCGGCTCTTAATGCAAAGCCTTCCACTTCCACAAGGGCTCTCACGGTTCGGGTCGATGAAGGGAGATTTAGGGAGGATTTAGGGTGCAAGGCCCAAGCAAGCAACTCCTCTCCACAGAAGTCGCCAGGCTTTAGAGTGATTGAATTGAAGAATCCCGTACGACCCCCGTTTGTGGTCGAGCTCTCCAGTCTCCCTCGGATTATAAAGATCATCTCGGTCACGGGATCGCCCTCCCGTACAATGTATGTCCCTTCTGTGCATAATGAGGATACCAAACGCTCGCAAATAGCATCGAGGAGTTGATCATCCATTTGTGAGAAAAAGGGAACCTGcatggtaaacaaatgattagaagGATGATTGTCACTCCGTATATGTTATGCAGCGGACCCATCAAAAGAAGTTGAACGCAAAATGACTTAGATTAGTGATCGACAATGAAATGCATGTGAATATCCCATCATTATTCCAATAATGGTATCGAATCAAGGCCGAAACGCTGAAGCCTGTCCGCTTTGTAAAGATTGCGAAGATCACCTTGACGCATTTTGAGGTGAAATTGACCGGATTTAAGGAGATTACGCCTTACAGAAATAACCATGACTGAGAGTTAATACAATAACTACAGTACCTCAAGAGTATCCCCCCTACAGGCAGGTAGGGCAGGGGAGTGTCAAATGTACACAACCAAACCCCTATGTTAGAAAACACATAACAAAAGACTCTGTCTCCAAATgataaattattataatattgACAACCTAGTATCTCTTAATGACGGACATAGTTTAAACGAGAATTGTGGAATTGCCGCCATTTTTCAAATATGTGACAGGAATTTTGAAAAATGGGGCAATTTGTTGACTGGAGTATAAAATATCAGATTCTAAAAATAAAATTGTAGacagagagaaagagaaagagatgTCTCTTGGATGAATATTCATAAAGAGGAGGACATACTCTTCGAACAAGGTCCAAGCACAAGTGGCGCTGGATATCTCGTCGCAGATCAGCAGGTAAGCTGGTTAATATAGACTCCTCATCCACCCCTCTTGTAGCCAGCCATTTATACTGGTTGAAGCGTCGGACCCGCTGTCTAAGATCTTCTGGAAGTTGACGGTGCCTCATCCACTCTTCCGTGTCTCTTCGCTTTAGTCTCCACTCCTCAAGCCTTACAGTTATTGACTGCAGATATGTCTACATGACAAAAAATTAATTGAATATGAGAATTGTCGCTTTAGCTTCATTGGGAGTAAGAGTGAAGCATAGATAACATATTTCACTAATCAGACATAGTAGCATGTAACGTAAATGAATTGCTAATGATTTCTAAAAGCACACCACAGGCTTCAGCAAAACAGCAGATAAAACATTTTTGAGACTCCAATTTGAGCAAACTATACTTACGCGTAGTACATAGTTATTCAAAGTGATTTTATAGTAAGACGGGCACAGAAGATAACAGAGGTGTAAGGAAATACCTGCATATTCCCAATTAAATGGGCAAACAGGACAAGACCCAAGATCGCAATGAGTATGGCAAATGATGTCTCTCCCATGTATGTGGTTGTGTCTAGATTCTGCCCATAAGAGCTAAGATACAAGGTGATATGTTAAGAAGACTTGAATAAAACGTCAACTGAAGCAGATAAAACACATTGGCAACAAGTGTTTATCTCTTGCAACTTCAAGAAACAAAAGCTAAAACTACTAATCAACCAAAGAATTTATAAAATCCTTGCCAACTACAAGCCTTCATATGTAGGTTTATTTCTTGTTGAATGTTACTGTACAGAAAACAGAAATTGTAGGCATGAAAAGCTTCTGAAATCACGGCTCAGTGCTTGAGCAATCGTGATGAAAAAAGTCATTGAGGACTGCTAAAAAAATCTATAATAAGGGTTGAATCTCTAGAAAAACTGCCGAGTTGGGCTGGAGGACAAAGAAGGGGAGGAAATAGATGGTAATTtggaaaacaaatgaaaaacctTTCAAAATAGGAAAAAATTGCAAGAGAAAAAAACTATTGCCTTTTCCCTACTCCTTTTTCCATCCCCaccccctcctctttccttctAGTATCCTATCCAAAGTCCAGACCAGGAGCAAATGAGAATATTTCATCTGCTTCTCATCTTTAAGGAGGGCGTGTATCagaaagaaagaaaacaaaatcTCCCTGTATCATATAAGATAAAAGAGATTCGgatttcgattttaaaacctataagtttacctggcttttgtattatgtctcactccccttttgtttttcactttttcttttctattttttcgcattgaggtgtgcgttcacccatggacggttccaaaggatgattcatgtcatccgaccccaaattattttgggattaaggctctgatgttgttgttgttgtatcataTAAGGGAATTGAATATTTGACATTCTAAATGAACACACAACTTTAGCAGGAGAACTTTGTGGTTGAAGAACCCAATTGTTCTAGTTCACATATCATTACAAATGATGCCCTATAGTTATGATAACATACCAAACACTTATTTAGCAGCCAATGTTCAGAAGTCTTACCTTAATTGTTGCAAGCCCCACCATAAACAGTAAAAGTACTTGCGAACGAATGTGGATGAGACAACATTTTTCGTCACTGCAACTTCGAAAATTCCATACTCAAAGCTGCTACTCTTTGGATCACAGTTACTGTACACAGAAGTTGTGTTTGCCCAAATTTTTCGAGGTATTGAGCTGAAGGTACTACAATCTAAATAATGAGTAACACAAGCTGGCGGTCCCTTTTCAGATCTGCAGTTGGACTTCCAACAGTGTGTATACCGCTCAATGGATAGCAAATACCATGCGGCCCCCAAAACCTGTAAAATAGCGAAAGGACCACAATTAAAGGGACACTAAGCCAACAGTAGCATACAGAAAAACAAGGGGAAGTAGCATAAAAGCACACAAAGTATTCAATTTATATGTTCAAAATGCTTCATCAAATCATGCTTCGTCCGTTTAATTGGATTCATTGCGTTCCCTTTTTAGGTCAGCAGCATCAGAGCCTTggtcccaaaatgatttggggtcggctgacatgaatcatcatcTGAAACAGTCATGGGAATCCAATAGGGCGCATTTCTTTTGGGTCATTCAAACAAATTCACTACATAGTCACTTTTGGGCAAATTTTGATGGTTACAGAAAATCCCTCTCCAATGTCTTTGCGTTCTTCTGTGCATACACTTTCTCACTTGCGCTCTTCATCCACTTAACATATAGACGCTTCCTACTTGTCCATTACATGAGACTTGTGCCAGTAGAAAATTTGGCAAATCCATACGAAAGAAGGCGCGCATTTTATCCTCCTATACATGTCAGGATTAATGGGTTATAGTACGTTCTGTTTGTCAATCAGTCTCCAACTTCAGAATGAACAGGTTGTCAATCAGTCTCAGACTCTCCGTGTGCATTAACAAGATCAGAATAAATGTAGAGTTCATTAATCTACGTTCTTTCTGTTTCACCCTTGGTTATTTAAGAagcaaaagcaataaaaaatatTACACTCACTTGACACTTTTATGTTATGTGCACATGTTGTTCAAGCAACATCCTGCAGAATCACGCTTTTGGGATAAAGAACTTTTTCCAAAATAAAGAGTCTGGAGAAAGGAACAATGGTCACATTTTATcgtaaactaaaaaaaaaaactttcggtTTCTGAATTTGTTGACTTTTAATTTCCTCGGTTCCATTGTATTGTATGAATTTATCATTTTGGGCTGTCCCAAAGATTAAACAGATTTCTATTTCACCCCCACTACCTCTTCTCCAACAATCACCTCCAGTCTCCACCATCATCCAACCCAGCCACCCAAATCCATCTCCACCATTACCAAACCCTACTCATCACCTAACTCCACCTTATTACCCAATCTCAGCCATCCCTGCAACCACCCTACTCTAGCCACGTCCGCCACTCTATTTCTCAGTTTCTCACATTCTAAAGCACCCCCTCATTAAAGACACCATCGAGCACCTCCCTTTACACTATCCCTACCATAATGACCACATTACTGTTGGTGGTCAAATCTGTGATTGGGGCCTCAGGCCATCAGTCATTCAGAGTGACCGCAAAATGTTGTTTGACGGTCAGGGGAGGGCAAGGAGGAAGAATGGGATAGGTGGCACAAGGTTGAGCAACAGACAAGGTGGAGGGATGTGTgtgtgggtgtgggtgtgggtgtgtgtgtgggtgtgggtgtgggtgtgtgtgtgtgtgtgtgtgtgggggggggggggggctcaaGGAAATTCTGTATACAATTCAATGGGGAGCATGGATACAATACACGGTCCATAGTGCAGTCGAAGCATCAAACATGTCCATCGAAAATGGAGGATTTAAATTTGCTAAATTGGATTTAAAAAAAAGTACATACATGGCTAGCTAGCATATACAGAAGTAAATTGTACACTGCTCCAGCCCAAGCAGTCTTTGTGACAAGACCAGTTGCCTTTATAATTTCAGAACTCAGAGGGAAGATCAAATACAATCGCGGAACATACTGAAGCAAAACAATAAGTGCAAGCGTGTtgttcttatgatcagttcttgAACTTCTTGATGCAGGTATAATGAACCAGATGAGAATCTGCAGAAGCATTTACAAGAAAACAGGACGTTGATGATAAATCATCTACATGAATATGAATGTTCGAATATTGACGATTATAACTGGCCTTTCATAAAATCAAtttaaatatgttttaaaagcttttgacgtactccctccgttccaatcatttgtttatttttgattaaaatactcctcacaagaataaaaaaaaggtaaacaaatgaatgggatggagggagtacatGCATTCTGGATCTGTAAAGCACCCAGTACACATCTGTGATCTAGCTCCTTAGGACATTCATTTTCAAGCATACTCTTACATGGAACATTCTTACAATGTGCAATCAGCCCAGTAACCATATATATACGAAAAATACATATTTATTTTGGACTGTCTCATgcaagaaaagaaataaaattaaagaatattTAATTTTAGAGGATAACAATCAGCCATTAAAGTGAATAATCCAGCAGCTGCAAGAAACGTGGCACAACATAAAAGCTTGCCTCTAAGAATTTGAGAAGATCTTTTGCCCTTTAGTATTACTCCCAAAATagaacaaacaaagcaaaacagaGCCAAACAAACCTGGGGCAGAGGCAATGTGGCAATGAGGTCAATGGCGAACTCAGTTCTAAGGTACCGTTGTGCAATCAGCTTAGGATCCCTCACAAGTTCACCCCTCCCAAAAACCCGGGAGCTAGGAGCAACAAAAGCTGTTCTGAACTTGATGACGATGTGTAGAAGGTAAAAGAGATCAGCTATGGTTCGAAAGAGTGTGACAACAATTTGCAACTTCAAATCTATTTCCACACATGAGGTCTTCGTATCACCTCCAATTGCGGGCAAATAAAAGTAAAGTGGATCTATAAAAAGAGCCATCAAGCACGCCACAATGAAAACCTTGTTCCATTTCAACACAATTTCACTCCCCGGATCTAGAATCTTCTTCTTCCATGACTCCTTTTCATGCGGCAACACCTTAGGTTTGGCATACTTATAAGGATCACCTAATCTACTACTAGCTCCCAAACCGGTACCACCATTATTGTTAAAATATATTGATGAAAGCTTATATGTTGACCCCGACTTCTCTAATCTTGTAGGATCTGCCCTTGGCAATACAATGTCTGGTTCTTTTTTCTCACCATAGTAAAACCTAAGACAAATTCAACAAGAGCTAGTCTTGGTTAAGACCATATTAACTGATAACATAACTATTATCGTTATCATAAAATAAACCATATAACATGGAAAGAGTGTGCGTTTAAACTTAAGGCAGTCTCAAATGATAAACTTCATTATTCGACAAATAATAAGCATAAACAGAATAAAATCAAGAAAAGAATCCgcaataaaatcataatatactccctccattcattcTATATAGTCTAGTCAATTATGACAGACTAGTTCTCACAATATACAATAGTTACAATATTTttaaaacaatttgaaaacagttGTTATGATAAATTAAACTTCACAGTTCAACACCACATATTTATTTACCTATATTTGGAGAGATTATTGATCAAGGTAACCACCAATTCAAAATGGGACAATACAACCTAAACTAATCATAAGCGGATAAGCccatacggagtattatatactCTTTTTCTGATGATCTGAAATTGCTCTATTTACTTTAGCACAAATACTAAGGAAAGTGAACGGGAGTGAGTGGGTAGTGTATATCAACCATCAAAACATTGAAGTTTAGTGACGACAACAACAAAGAGACTGTTTACGAATGAcacaagatgaaaattgcgtcgagaagtGCATCAAAAACCTCTACTTGACTAAAAATAGAAGGGCAGCCACTTTAGCGATACAAAACATATTCAAAACAAAAATGGAGCAATTCCAAGAATAGGGCGAAAGTACTAATGAGACATTTCCTACAAATTAAAGGAAAAAATAAAATCTAGTCAGCAGACTTACCTCACTAATTTGATCTCCTTCTTCAACTCCATGCCAAATGAGCTAAAACCCTAAGATACCCACTTGACAACACTGAAATAATTGATCAAAATTTCAGTTTTAacatcaatttt
Encoded here:
- the LOC141600057 gene encoding cyclic nucleotide-gated ion channel 17-like, with the translated sequence MELKKEIKLVRFYYGEKKEPDIVLPRADPTRLEKSGSTYKLSSIYFNNNGGTGLGASSRLGDPYKYAKPKVLPHEKESWKKKILDPGSEIVLKWNKVFIVACLMALFIDPLYFYLPAIGGDTKTSCVEIDLKLQIVVTLFRTIADLFYLLHIVIKFRTAFVAPSSRVFGRGELVRDPKLIAQRYLRTEFAIDLIATLPLPQILIWFIIPASRSSRTDHKNNTLALIVLLQYVPRLYLIFPLSSEIIKATGLVTKTAWAGAVYNLLLYMLASHVLGAAWYLLSIERYTHCWKSNCRSEKGPPACVTHYLDCSTFSSIPRKIWANTTSVYSNCDPKSSSFEYGIFEVAVTKNVVSSTFVRKYFYCLWWGLQQLSSYGQNLDTTTYMGETSFAILIAILGLVLFAHLIGNMQTYLQSITVRLEEWRLKRRDTEEWMRHRQLPEDLRQRVRRFNQYKWLATRGVDEESILTSLPADLRRDIQRHLCLDLVRRVPFFSQMDDQLLDAICERLVSSLCTEGTYIVREGDPVTEMIFIIRGRLESSTTNGGRTGFFNSITLKPGDFCGEELLAWALHPKSSLNLPSSTRTVRALVEVEGFALRAEDLKFVASQFRRLHSKKLQHTFRFYSHHWRTWAACFIQAAWGRFKRRKMARSLSSPNSFGSEREEEENMDESEPPAQQGNSKLAVTILASKFAANTRRGAQKIKLQKPEEPDFSAEPDDDE